In one window of Musa acuminata AAA Group cultivar baxijiao chromosome BXJ3-2, Cavendish_Baxijiao_AAA, whole genome shotgun sequence DNA:
- the LOC103976520 gene encoding uncharacterized protein LOC103976520 isoform X6, translating into MKMSGNMRAESASSSLDGPNFAASYHNGQRGTYSGSGLERSGSFRESLESRILVTGPSTSRNTASSAEIPHLLQYLSLEHFSMSEQKYSRSGELRRVLGVTVEEHSFGSVQSKLLPPIASEDLKRFRASIFESSTRARDRMKSLQESIMKLDKYRNLLSRKRQRTDQLYEKSGNSNPLKMGSQSHQSPSEIASPRLEDRAKNVIPNKRVRSSMAEVRPEGRGTVLLRQGAVIEKDKNVLSDKDKVMLRGCNGGPIPSEEKMCGLPPGGDGWEKNKRKRSVGLNRVIDGDRDIKQPFQQRPNSESRLRPSDGTGFRPGLSSVTTISNKMDSCPENSGANSRGILKNDLDGSSTPNERREHFVGQDNDRMVSKGSNKLNMREDAQVGNQSPLIKGKASRALRTGSGIVMNASSNFLRSSGSTDGWEQAPCINKIQPSNGVNNRKGSINNESSSPSVTQWVGQRPQKISRTRRVNVVSPVSNLDDAQFSHEGFSTPDGGARMTTTDTSGLLISRGRPSSSHQSKLRLDNVLSPAVLSESEESVAVENKLKEKGTDNFELEDGAQAPLKATTSALPSKKTKTTPKEEIGDGVRRQGRSGRGSVQSKSCLPLPREKLENVDSTKPLKNGKHGSERSESRIGRPPSKKLSDRKTCVRTQIMNGGSFELAGESEDDREELLSAANAARNASYHACLSTFWKKMESIFSFVTLEDISFVKHQIHFAKEVDGSLSNRVEVGHDVMDEVLYDVASSPHISFAREQSSVVGSTNKSFETHYSAAGTQHVNASLGRLETKRWYDKMVPLSQRLLSAFITEDDIKKVENDSQGESVLQLSSDYVHYGTNSRVNDHAKDLLNMDCELELNYKNQKNCMGDNMACDGFMVSNNFRHSNIQHFMSGDEPLVENSAVMNAYNGSLSDYQKNNLNQLQIMDNTFPYERQFEDMPLDDRILMELHSIGIFPDAVPDLAESEDGEIDKVITELKMRLYEQVRKKKTQLGKLEKTVEGIKEVEERKLEQLAMNKLVEMAHKRLMGGRGSSSHKNGITKVSKQLALAFAKRTIARCHRFEETGRSCFSEPTLRDVILSAPLHNIDSKHSDVSGAINHVESRSGHLGSRVSVMERHGLGNKIDRGPLDAYQGFPQMGDQLVSKPDRKKKEVLLDDVVTGAATRAISTPSYSLPSSTKWKKTERDRDQHKDALGRSSTAKAGRPSSSGRGERKTRTKPKQKIAQLSTSGNGIGRVTEAANFLSPASQESFDTVNNSVMKIDQEVELQSSSNITHDSSKEVDDTIFTNLPLHAIDSIDELDVAEGLGGQGQDIGSWLNVDEDALQDHDLVGLEIPMDDLSELKLNF; encoded by the exons atgaaaatgtcaGGAAATATGAGGGCAGAGTCAGCTTCGAGTAGTCTGGATGGACCAAACTTTGCTGCTTCCTATCACAATGGGCAGCGTGGGACCTACTCAGGCTCTGGTTTGGAGAGGTCTGGAAGCTTCCGCGAGAGCTTGGAGAGCCGTATTCTGGTTACTGGGCCCAGCACATCGAGAAACACAGCCTCCTCTGCAGAAATACCACATTTGCTGCAGTATCTTTCATTAGAGCATTTCTCAATGAGCGAGCAAAAGTATTCTCGCTCTGGAGAATTAAGAAGAGTTCTAGGTGTTACAGTTGAGGAGCACTCTTTTGGATCTGTGCAGTCTAAGCTGCTCCCTCCCATTGCATCAGAAGATCTTAAACGTTTCAGAGCTAGCATATTTGAGTCATCAACCAGAGCAAG GGATAGAATGAAGTCATTGCAGGAATCAATTATGAAATTGGATAAATATCGCAACTTGCTTTCAAGGAAACGACAAAGAACTGATCAGTTATATGAGAAGTCAGGTAATTCAAATCCACTTAAGATGGGAAGTCAGAGTCATCAAAGCCCTTCAGAGATTGCAAGTCCAAGACTGGAGGACAGAGCAAAGAATGTAATTCCAAATAAACGTGTTCGCTCCTCTATGGCGGAAGTACGG CCAGAAGGGCGTGGGACTGTTCTTCTGAGGCAAGGTGCAGTTATAGAAAAGGATAAAAATGTGCTTTCTGACAAGGATAAAGTTATGCTTAGAGGTTGCAATGGGGGGCCAATACCTTCAGAAGAGAAGATGTGTGGACTCCCTCCAGGGGGTGATGGATGGGAGAAAAATAAACGAAAGCGTTCTGTTGGCCTTAACAGAGTAATAGATGGTGATAGAGATATTAAACAACCATTTCAGCAGAGGCCTAACAGTGAATCTCGTCTACGCCCTTCTGATGGCACTGGATTCAG ACCTGGCTTGTCTAGTGTAACCACAATAAGCAACAAGATGGATAGCTGCCCCGAAAATAGTGGTGCTAACTCTCGTGGAATACTCAAGAATGACTTGGATGGTAGCTCCACTCCAAATGAAAGACGAGAACATTTTGTTGGACAAGATAATGATCGAATGGTGTCTAAAGGAAGCAATAA GTTAAATATGCGTGAGGATGCTCAAGTGGGAAACCAAAGTCCTCTGATAAAAGGAAAAGCATCTAGAGCACTGAGAACTGGTTCAGGCATTGTCATGAATGCATCTTCTAATTTTCTTCGTTCATCTGGAAGCACTGATGGTTGGGAGCAAGCCCCCTGCATCAACAAAATTCAGCCGTCAAATGGGGTGAACAATCGTAAAGGGTCAATAAATAATGAATCATCATCACCCTCTGTAACTCAATGGGTGGGTCAACGGCCTCAAAAAATCTCTAGAACAAGAAGGGTTAATGTAGTTTCTCCAGTCTCAAACTTGGATGATGCTCAGTTTTCACACGAAGGATTTTCTACTCCTGATGGTGGCGCCAGAATGACAACTACAGATACCAGTGGGCTTTTAATTTCTAGAGGCAGGCCCAGTAGCAGTCACCAATCAAAACTGAGACTCGATAATGTCCTCTCTCCTGCAGTATTATCAGAAAGTGAAGAGTCAGTTGCTGTTGAGAACAAGTTGAAGGAGAAAGGAACTGATAATTTTGAGCTAGAAGATGGTGCTCAAGCACCCCTTAAGGCAACAACTTCTGCTTTGCCATCAAAGAAGACCAAGACTACTCCAAAAGAAGAAATTGGAGATGGAGTTCGAAGACAAGGTAGGAGTGGAAGAGGCTCAGTACAGTCAAAATCATGTTTACCTCTACCAAGGGAGAAACTGGAAAATGTAGATTCTACAAAGCCACTCAAAAATGGAAAGCATGGTTCTGAAAGGAGCGAAAG TAGGATTGGCCGCCCTCCTTCAAAAAAGTTATCTGATCGGAAGACTTGTGTCCGTACACAAATTATGAATGGTGGTTCCTTTGAATTGGCAG GAGAATCAGAGGATGATCGAGAAGAATTACTGTCAGCTGCAAATGCAGCTCGTAACGCCAGCT ATCATGCCTGTTTAAGCACTTTCTGGAAAAAAATGGAATCCATTTTTTCATTTGTGACATTGGAGGATATATCTTTTGTCAAGCATCAG ATTCATTTTGCTAAGGAGGTAGATGGAAGTTTGTCTAACAGGGTTGAAGTTGGCCATGATGTAATG GATGAGGTCCTTTACGATGTGGCATCTTCACCTCACATTTCCTTTGCCAGAGAGCAGTCAAGTGTGGTTGGATCAACCAACAAATCTTTTGAGACCCATTATTCGGCTGCTGGGACACAGCATGTCAATGCATCACTTGGAAGATTAGAGACCAAGAGATGGTATGACAAAATGGTTCCACTCTCGCAGAGGCTTCTCTCAGCCTTTATCACAGAAGATGATATCAAAAAAGTTGAAAATGACTCCCAAGGCGAATCAGTTTTACAGTTGTCAAGTGATTATGTTCATTATGGTACTAATAGTCGTGTTAATGATCATGCTAAAGATTTACTGAACATGGATTGTGAGTTGGAGCTTAATTATAAGAATCAGAAAAATTGTATGGGAGATAATATGGCTTGTGATGGATTTATGGTCTCCAACAACTTTAGGCACTCAAATATTCAACATTTCATGTCTGGAGATGAACCACTGGTGGAAAATAGTGCTGTTATGAATGCATATAATGGTTCACTTTCTGATTAccagaaaaataatcttaatcagCTGCAGATAATGGACAACACTTTTCCCTATGAGCGCCAGTTTGAGGACATGCCTCTTGATGATAGGATTTTGATGGAACTCCACAGTATAGGCATATTTCCGGATGCAGTG CCTGATCTTGCTGAGAGCGAAGATGGAGAAATTGACAAAGTTATTACAGAACTTAAGATGAGACTTTATGAGCAG GTGAggaaaaagaaaactcaattaggtaAACTAGAAAAAACAGTTGAAGGTATAAAAGAAGTTGAGGAGAG GAAACTTGAGCAGCTTGCAATGAACAAACTTGTTGAGATGGCACACAAAAGGCTAATG GGCGGGCGTGGTAGTTCAAGTCATAAGAATGGAATAACTAAGGTTTCAAAACAACTTGCATTGGCCTTTGCTAAGCGAACAATAGCCAGATGTCACAGATTTGAAGAAACAGGTCGAAGCTGCTTCAGTGAACCGACATTGCGGGATGTGATCTTGTCAGCACCTCTACATAACATTGATTCTAAACATTCAGATGTTTCTGGTGCTATTAATCATGTGGAATCACGGAGCGGTCATCTTGGTTCCCGAGTATCAG TTATGGAGAGGCATGGACTTGGTAATAAGATTGATCGAGGTCCATTGGATGCATACCAAGGTTTTCCTCAAATGGGAGATCAATTGGTTAGTAAACCCGACAGGAAGAAGAAGGAGGTGCTTCTGGATGATGTTGTTACAGGTGCTGCTACAAGAGCCATATCAACTCCTAGCTACTCTCTTCCAAGTAGCACAAAATGGAAAAAAACTGAAAGAGACAGGGATCAGCACAAAGATGCATTGGGAAGAAGCTCTACTGCTAAAGCTGGTCGTCCATCATCCAGTGGCAGGGGTGAACGCAAAACAAGGACAAAGCCAAAGCAAAAGATAGCTCAATTGTCAACATCAGGGAATGGTATTGGCCGAGTTACAGAGGCAGCCAACTTTTTGTCACCAGCATCACAAGAATCCTTTGACACTGTGAATAATTCTGTCATGAAAATTGATCAGGAAGTTGAATTGCAAAGTTCAAGTAATATTACCCATGATTCATCTAAAGAGGTTGATGATACTATCTTCACTAACTTACCACTGCATGCGATAGATTCCATTGATGAATTAGATGTAGCTGAAGGTCTGGGTGGACAAGGTCAGGATATTGGTTCTTGGCTGAATGTTGATGAAGATGCACTCCAAGATCATGATCTAGTGGGCCTAGAAATTCCAATGGATGATCTCTCAGAATTGAAATTGAACTTTTAA